In the Euphorbia lathyris chromosome 5, ddEupLath1.1, whole genome shotgun sequence genome, one interval contains:
- the LOC136228784 gene encoding exopolygalacturonase-like has product MEVMDSNIIVSIIFMMLLIISNVEAQGGSVIDITKLGATTTADISQVLLNAWKQACAAATPTIILIPKATYGLSPVKFIGPCKAAITINHQGIFKAPTKINADGWVSFYHVDKLTLTGGGVFDGQGQAVWKDNGCLKDVTTCKSHSINIRFDYVTNSMVQSVTSLNSKNFHVNVLGCDNLTFQKFTVIAPADSPNTDGIHIARSTRINVLNTNIATGDDCISIGDGAQGVIISNVHCGPGHGIAIGSLGLYEKEQPVTGIHVQGSTFTNTENGVRIKSWAGKFSCIASDIHFQDLTMNNVAVPIIIDQMYCPHGQCNTKAASNVKISGVYIKGITGTTTSPNPIQLVCSSAYPCEKVEIGNINLKYTGAKGPAKTTCTNVKPTVTGPLSPPSC; this is encoded by the exons ATGGAAGTAATGGATTCCAATATAATTGTCTCAATCATATTTATGATGTTATTAATCATTTCTAATGTTGAAGCACAAGGTGGATCAGTTATTGATATAACAAAATTAGGTGCCACAACCACAGCAGATATTAGTCAA GTTTTATTAAATGCTTGGAAACAGGCATGTGCAGCAGCAACTCCAACAATAATTTTGATTCCGAAAGCAACATATGGATTAAGCCCAGTAAAGTTTATAGGTCCTTGTAAAGCAGCGATCACGATTAACCATCAAGGAATATTTAAAGCACCAACTAAAATTAATGCTGATGGTTGGGTTAGTTTTTACCATGTTGACAAACTTACACTAACTGGGGGTGGAGTTTTTGATGGTCAAGGACAAGCTGTTTGGAAAGACAATGGTTGTCTTAAGGACGTAACTACATGCAAGTCTCATTCCATT aacatACGGTTCGATTATGTAACAAATAGCATGGTACAATCAGTAACCTCCCTGAACAGCAAGAATTTTCATGTGAATGTCCTTGGATGCGATAATCTCACCTTCCAAAAATTCACGGTTATTGCACCCGCAGATAGCCCTAATACAGATGGAATTCATATCGCAAGATCAACAAGGATTAATGTCCTTAATACGAACATTGCTACAGGTGATGATTGTATCTCTATTGGTGATGGTGCACAAGGAGTAATAATTTCAAATGTTCATTGTGGACCTGGTCATGGAATCGCTATTGGTAGTCTAGGGTTATATGAAAAAGAACAACCGGTTACTGGAATCCATGTTCAAGGTAGTACCTTCACAAATACTGAAAATGGTGTTAGAATTAAATCTTGGGCTGGAAAGTTTTCTTGCATCGCATCTGATATCCATTTTCAAGATCTTACCATGAACAATGTTGCAGTCCCTATTATTATAGATCAGATGTATTGTCCACATGGTCAATGCAACACTAAG gCAGCATCAAATGTTAAGATTAGTGGTGTGTACATTAAAGGTATAACAGGTACCACAACAAGCCCTAATCCAATCCAACTAGTTTGTAGCAGTGCATATCCATGCGAGAAAGTTGAAATCGGTAACATTAACCTTAAATATACTGGTGCTAAAGGGCCTGCAAAGACTACTTGCACTAATGTTAAACCAACTGTCACAGGACCATTAAGTCCCCCGTCATGTTGA